caaatttatagtATTTGAATATCTTGAATCTTAAATGAAATATTgatctctgtttttttttttcattcaaaaatactattatctaatcaaatttgaaatatttatccttttttttttaattcaaaaatatgacatctttgtttataaaattttacattacATATCACTCCCCGTCCCGGCCATGCTGCAAAATTAGTGATATGGCTCAAACCTCTAATTCTTTCTCAAACATAACTTCCAAAACCTCTGATTCTCAACACGACCCATATAAATAACTTCATTTGACATAAGTTGAAGGCCAAAACGTTATGAACAAGTCAAGACTCGGAAGCGGGTTGATGTTTGTTACATACAAAGGTGAATTGATTGACGTCAGCTGGTGTGCTAGTGCTATAATAGGCCAAAAGTGTACGAATATAGTAGGGATTTCCAAATCGTAATAGTGCCATGTACGGAGACATGCGCAACCATGTCAACACATTCATACTGTCACTAATTTAACTAACTTAACCAAGTGCCTTCCCTGAGGACATCCTACCTCTAAAACTCCCGTTAGCAAACAGCTTTTAGAGAATGATCATCTGATGAGATACAAGTAGAAGAAATATATGAAcatatttaattgaaaacaagaGGAAATGTTAATCCTAAAGAACAGGTACTTCTGCCAATATCTGCCTATACCTGTCACCGCTGTAACAATTAATTGCAACTGGACAAGCTTTACTTCTTTCAACTACCCTTCTTTATCATAAGCTTCTTTCATTTAACCTTCTTCGTCataatcttcatcatcatcatccatccTTGAATTGAGCTTTGCAAGATCAACAGGATCAATGGGTATCCTATCCATTTCAGAAAGAGGCCATCCAGGATACTCATCTTCACTTCTAGGTGCTGTTGGCGTCGCTGATGGCAGGCTTGGAGCCTCAGTGGGAGTTTTATCTATAGCATTATCATCTAAATCAGCATTCAAGTCAAAGTTCCGTGAAGCTTGATTAGAATTATTACTGATGTTGATACTATCTTTGGGAACCTCCTTCAACTCTGAAGCATCATCTGCAACCTCTGTTGCTGCTACAGGCACCAATATTCGGTTATTGTTGCAAGAGTCATAGTCAAAGTCAGTTTGGGCAGCCTCTTTATCTGCCGATCGAACACCCCGGCCCCTACCTCGGCCTCTTCCTCTTCCCCTGCCTCTTCCCTTGCTACCGCTGCTGCTCACTTGGCTTGGTTCATGCTGACGCAGTAAAAACATGTAATGctctattaatataataattgatgCCGATTTGACATGATATTATCAACCAGGAAAATCACTGAATGAACAAAAGTAGCAAAGACAGATTGCTATACCATAGAATTTGGAAAGTACAAATTATCAAACCATCACTAGAATAACTGTCACTTGGAATGGTATAACCTAAGTCCTAACAACTGAAAACATAAGACAAAATCCGTTTGGATGGAGAGAATGAAATGGAAGGAATGGGACGCAAAACTGTGAATAaaattcaaggaaaaagaaatgaTGTGAGAGGGAAGAGTGAACAAAAATGAGAGGGTGCAAATCTTTTAGTTATAAAGTTCGTGAGGAAAATGAGTATGAAGGAGAATGGAGCACTCCTTACTGGGGGTTTGAGctctagtaaagaatattaggAATGGTATAGAATggaggaaaataaataattataaatccaCAAAAGAGTACAtacttcattccattccatcctgATATCATTACACCCAACCAAACGCGACATCAAGTTGTCTGTGGCTATAGTGGGTACTTTAAGCTTAAGCCGAGCAGGCTCTACACAATCTTATTCAGATCAGTCGCTGAGGGAAGCAACTGTACAAGGGATCAGAAaatgtatttaatttataatattatttggaATAAAGTATAT
This genomic window from Daucus carota subsp. sativus chromosome 7, DH1 v3.0, whole genome shotgun sequence contains:
- the LOC108193389 gene encoding uncharacterized protein LOC108193389, translated to MRKKLDTRFPAARIKKIMQADEDVGKIAMAVPVLVSKALELFLQDLCDRTYDITLQRGAKTVSSLHLKHCVQRYNVFDFLKEVVSKVPDYTHTEAGGDDVNMTKRRKITSEEANDSDEESKRNRVHEPSQVSSSGSKGRGRGRGRGRGRGRGVRSADKEAAQTDFDYDSCNNNRILVPVAATEVADDASELKEVPKDSINISNNSNQASRNFDLNADLDDNAIDKTPTEAPSLPSATPTAPRSEDEYPGWPLSEMDRIPIDPVDLAKLNSRMDDDDEDYDEEG